The genomic interval ATTTTTTACAAATATTTCTCATGAATTTAGAACTCCATTAACACTAATTATAAACCCTATTAAAGATATTATTAGCAATAAAGAATTAGACCTACCACAAAGTGTTAAAAATAAACATGCAATCATCTACAAAAACACAAACAGACTTTACAGGTTGATAAATGAATTAATGGATATTAGAAAATTAGAGCATAATAAGATGAAAATTAGAGCCTCTAAAATTAATTTAATTGAGTTTTCTAAAAACATTGCGAACTATTTTCAAGAAGAAACAACCAATAAAAATATTTTATTAAGTGTAGATTCAGATGTACCAGATTTAAGTGTTTGGGCAGATGAAAAGATGTTAGAAAAAATCATATTCAACCTCTTATCTAATGCAATAAAGGCAACTCCTATAGGAGGTGCTATAAATATTGATTTATTTTCTAATCACAAACGATACCTCTTACCTTTAATTGATAAAAAGCAACCAGTGGAAGTAATAGAAATAGTAATTTCTGATACAGGAACAGGATTAAACGAACAAGAAGTTGAAAAAATATTTGAACGCTTTTATCAAGTAGAAGATCAAAACAAAACCTATATCGGTGGAACTGGAATTGGTTTAGAAGTAGTAAAGAGTTTTGTGTACCTCCACAAAGGAGACATCAAGGTAGAAAGTAAAGTAGGTTCTGGCACCACATTTAAAATACTATTACCAACTGGTAATGCTCATTATACAGAAGATCAAATTATATATGAAAATGAGAAGAAAGTAAATATAAAAGAACAATTCTTATTAATTACTCCAGAAGACACAGAAATTCCAACTACAGAAGTATCTAAACTAACTAAAACTAAGACCATTTTAATTGTTGAAGATAATATAGAATTACTAGATTATTTAAAAATAGAATTAAGTAAAGAATACAAGGTTTTTGTTGCTGGTAATGGTAAAGAAGGCGTTAAAATGGCAAAAGAAACCTTACCAGACGCAATTATTACAGATGTTGTAATGCCAGAAATGGATGGTTTTGAATTTTGTAAAACAATAAAAACAGATGCCTCTACAAGCCACATTCCTGTAATGATGTTAACCGCAAGAACAACCATAGAAAATAGAATTGAAGGTATAGAAAATGGTGCTGATGCTTATATGATAAAACCATTCGATTTAAAATTATTAAAACTTCGTTTGTCACAATTAATTACAAGTAGACAATTAATTTTCGATAAATTTTTTGGAGCAATAAGTGGTGCTGATGAAAAAATAAACTCCAACTCTATAGATAAAGAATTTATACAAAAACTATTAGAATATATAAATAACAATATTTCAGATTCTAACTTAAGTGTAGAAGAGTTGGCATCACAATTAAAACTAAGCAGGAGTCAATTATACAGAAAAATAAAAGCAATAACAGGTCAAACCGTTAATGAATTTATTAGAAAAATAAGATTAGAAAGAGCTAAACAAATTTTAGATTCTGGCAGAGGCAATATTAGTGAAGCATGTTTTAGTGTAGGTTTTTCTTCCCCATCCTATTTCTCTAAATGCTTTAAAGCTCATTTTGGAATTTTACCATCTGAAATAGAAATAAAAAAAGACATAAATATCTAATTATAAAACCATAACAACACCCAGAAAACTACTTTTAAAGTACGTCTTATTGTATTAGTAATACAAATAAATTCCTTTTAAAACATTGCAATAGTAAAATTGAAGCGGGCAATGAATTAAATGTAGCATACGTGTTAAATAAAGGTTAAATAGCTACAATTGTTTTAAAAGCTGTTTTTTTTGTGATATAAAATATTGATTTGTTCTTATAAATTTGAAGAGTACGACAATGTTTATGGAACAGAAAAAGTTTAAAAATAAAATATTTTACGAGGTACTATTAGTAATTATTATGTTATTACTATTGATAGTATTACTTAATTTATAATACATTTTTTTTAGTTGCTACATTGTTTATCAAAACAAGTATTTTAATTAACCAATTAATATGAATGATGATAAAATTTAAAGTCACGATTATTGCATGCCTAATATTATGTATGCAGAATGTTTTTTCGCAAAGCAAGACAATTACTGGTCAGGTAACGGATTCCGCAGGAAACACTTTACCGGGAGTATCAGTTGTAATTAAGGGAACTATTAAAGGTACAAATGCAGATTTTGAGGGAAATTACTCAATAGCAAACGTTTCTCCAGAAAATGAGTTAGTTTTTTCTTATTTAGGAATGAATTCTCAAACAATTCTTGTGGGAACTAGTACAAAGATAGATGTAATTTTACAAGACAACCTAGAGTCTTTAGACGAGATTGTAGTTGTTGGGTATGGTAGTAAGAAAAAGAGTTTAGTTACCGGAGCAATTTCCAGTATCGACTCTAAACAAATTAAAAGTTCTTCTAATCAAAGAGTAGAGTCTGTATTACAAGGTAGAACATCTGGTGTTACGGTATCGTCTTCTTCTGGTTCACCAGGTTCTGGAGCAAAAATAAGAATTCGTGGTGCGGGTTCTAGTGGAAATTCAGAGCCTTTATTTATAGTAGATGGTATGAAAGCATCATCTATTGCAGATATTGCTCCTTCAGATATTGCAAATATCGAAATACTAAAAGATGCTGCTTCTGCTGCTATCTATGGTACAGAAGGTGCAAATGGTGTAGTTATTATAACAACTAAAAGAGGACGAAAAGGAGGATTACAAGTGTCTTTTAATTCTCAAATAGGTGTTCAATTTTTAAAAACAGATATGGAGTTAATGAATGCTTCACAATTTGTTCAGTACATGAACGAAGCAGGATTAACAAGTGTAACAGACAATGGCTATGATACAGATTGGATAGAAGAAACCTTCTCTCCTGCCATTATGCACAGAAATGACATTAACCTATCTGGAGCTACAGAAAAATTTTCTTATTTTACTTCTGCCTCTCATTTAGATCAAGATGGTATTGTTGGTAATGGAAACTCTTCATTTAAAAGATCTACTTTTAGAGTAAACTTAAAAGGGGATGTTGCTAAATGGTTAGAAGTAGGTGTTAATTCTACCTATTCTTCTTCAGATAAGAGTGGGATTCAAGAAAATAGTGACACTAGAGGTGTAATTCAAAATATGCTTATTTTAGATCCATTAACACCCGTCACTTATGCTAACGGTTCCGTACCACAATCTGTTATAGACCGTTCTAACACAAATGGTGTTCCGGTATTAAAAGATGCAAATGGTAATGTTTATGGATACCCAAGTTATTCTACTGGAGAGGTTGTAAATCCTGTTGCCTATGCAAATAACATTAACAAAACTACTGTAGATGCTTATCAATTTTTAACCTCTGCTTATTTAAAATTTAAACCTTTTGAAGGCTTTTCTTTTACAACAAGATTTGGATATGACAAAAATCAATGGGATACAAGGAACATGATCAATCCATATTATGTTTCTTCAGAAGCATCAAACACAACGTATTCTGGTTCTCAAAACGTTGTAGAATCTAAAAGATGGTTATGGGAAAATTTTGCTTCTTATGAGAAAGCCTTAGGGAATCATAATTTTGTTTTATTAGCAGGATATTCTGCAGAAGAAACAAGAGTAACAACTCCCACTTCTAGAAGTGGTTCTGCTTCTATTGCAGATTTTGTTGGCTTTAATTTTGACTTACCAGAATTTAACACTCAAGTAAATCAAATAGATCCATCACCAGATAATATGGTGTCTATATTTGGTAGATTATCTTATGATTATTTAGGAAAGTATTTATTTGAAGCTTCTATTAGAAGAGATAAATCAGATAAATTTCCAATAGCAAATAAAGCGGGTACTTTTCCTGCATTTTCTGCAGGTTGGGTAGCTTCAAACGAAGATTTCTGGAATAGAGAATCTAAAATAGATTATTTAAAATTAAGAGCAAGTTGGGGGCAAAATGGAAGTAGAAGTAACTTAAATGGTAACTCAGATAAAACATATATTACCTCTATAATTAACGGACAAAATATTGATTATTTAGGAAATATAGGTGCTCAGATTACAGGATATTCAAACCTTAACTTAGTGTGGGAAACTTCTGAGCAGTTAGATTTAGGAGTAGATTTAAGAGCCTTAGATAACCGATTAACTTTTGCCGCAGACTATTACAAGAAAACAACTAGAGATGCTATTATTAACGACGGTTCTTTAATTACACCAGGTTCGGCAGGTTTTCTTTCTAATGAATTTAATTCTGGTACCATAGAAAATAAAGGTTTCGAATTTGAATTAGGCTATGGAGATACTACACAAAGTGGACTTAGCTACAACATTAATGCAAACTTATCTACTCTACAAAACAAAGTGACAGAGATTCTATTTGTACCAGAGGGGACTTCTCTTGCAGGTGCTGGGGCTCCTCAAAATCCTGATGGAATTACAAGGTTTACAGAAGGACAACCTTCTTGGTATTTCTATGGATACGAAACAGATGGAATTGACACTGCAACTGGTGAAGTTATAAAAGTAGATACCAATAAAGATGGAAGCATTACAAATGCTGATAAAACAAATATAGGATCACCGCATCCAGACGTTTTATTTGGTGGAAACATCAGTTTGGCGTATAAAGCGTTTGATTTTAACCTACAATTTCAAGGAACATTGGGTAATGATATTATTTCAACGTATCATCAACCGTCTAGACCAATTACAAACAAACCGGTACATTTCTTTAATGAAAGATGGACACAACCAGGTGACGTAGCTACCTACCCAGGAGCCGCTAATGTAATTGCTTCTTATGACACAGATTTAATGGTAGAAGATGGCTCTTTTATGAGAATTAAACAAATTCAATTTGGATATTCTTTGCCAGAAAATACTATTGAAAAAATGCATATTAACAACTTAAGGTTTTACGTTTCTCTAGATGACTTTTTCACCTTTACAGGTTACAAAGGCTTAGATCCAGAAATTGGAAATTTCAACTATAATTCTATTGGTGTAGATAGAGGTTTTTACCCTACGGCTGCAAAAGTAGTATTCGGACTCTCTCTAGACTTTTAATAAAAACAACATACATATTATGAAAAAAACAATTTTAACAATTATTGGAGTTCTTTTTCTAGGGATTATATCTTGTAGCGAAGAATTTACAGAAAACCCAAGAATAAATGTTGATGATTTAGACACCTTTTTTCTTGAAGAGGAGAATGTAGAATCTGCTGTTATAGGCATCTATGATTTAATGCAATTTAATTATGCTGTAGACTGGAGTAGTGTTTTTTTAGTAAAGCTGCTTCCTGGAGACGATGCAAATGCTGCAGGTGGTAATGCAGACGATCAGTCTCAACTGCAAGCTATAGATGATTATGTAGATGTATCTTCTTCTAATGCTTCGATAACTAGTGTTTGGGATCTTTTTTACAGAACTATCTCATTATCAAACCTAGTTATAAACAACATTGCAGATAGTGATTTAAGTAACAAAAACAGAGCTTTAGCTGAAGCGAAGTTTATGAGAGCTTGGTGTTATTTCGAATTGACAACCATGTTTGGTGAAGTTCCTTTAAGATTAACAGTACCAGAAAAAGCAGAAGATTTTGGAATCGTAAAATCATCTAGAGCAGATATATATACCCAAATTGAACTAGATTTAACTGCTGCAATTGCAGATTTACCAGGCAAAGGAGCATCAGATAGTTTTAGAGCAACAAAGGAAACTGCAGAAGCACTAATGGGTAAAGTACTCGTTTTTCAAGAAAAGTATAGCGAATCAATTCCATATTTTGAATCTGTAATTAATAATCCTGCTATCGATTTAGAAGCAAACCCTGCAGATGTTTGGAGTATTAATCATGAATTTGGAAAAGAATCATTATTCGAAATAGGATATATTTCTACAACTGCAAGAGATTGGGGTAACTTTGCTTGGGGAGGTAGAAATGAAAGTAATCTACACATTCAATTAATGGGACCAAGAGGAGATGGGATCTTTGATCTTACTGGTACAGATCTTATTAATGGATGGGGATTTAACTTACCATCAGAAAAATTAATAAATGCTTTTGAAGATGCAGGAGACACAGACAGAAAAGCTGCAACTATTATGACAGAAGCTGAGTTAATTGATGCAGGCGGAAGCGTAAATGCGTCACTAGCTACAGGAGGAGTAATTTGGGATTATGAAGGAGCTATAAGAATAAAATACGCAACAAAATCTGAAGACACAAGTGAAGACGGTATTAAAGAATTAAATTACAGTACTAATTTTAGGTTATTTAGATATGCAGAAGTTTTATTATTAGCTGCAGAAGCATATAATAAAGACGGGCAAGACTCTAAAGCAAGAACAGAATTAGATAAAGTTAGAAATAGAGCTGGTTTAGGTAATATTAATAGTAACACTAGTGGTACCGATTTATTTGATGCTATTGTAAATGAAAAATTCTTAGAATTAGCACACGAAGGTCAACGTTTTTGGGACTTAGTGAGATGGGGGAAAGCAGCAACAGAATTGTCTGGTACTGGCTATACTTCTAAAAATGATCTATTCCCTATTCCAATTACCGAAATAGATAAAAACTCAGAATTAACAATTGCAGATCAGAACCCAGGATATTAACAATTAACAACTTTAGTCCCCCAATTTTATTCTAAAAAGAATAAGGCAGCATAAAAACTAATTTTATGCTGCCTTATTTATTTAAAAACAAAAACCTCGAAGGCTATCTTTTCTGTTAGTTATTCTGTCATTTACATGTTATTCAATTAAAAAAAACAAAGAATAAACCTTATTTTAGAAATATAACATCCCTCTCCCTAAAAGAACTTTAAAGAGAGGTGATATTATATTAAATCTTTTTATGGTTTTTAATAACCTGAATTTTGCACAAAATTATCATTTTTATTCATCTCGTTTTGTGGAATCGGTAACAAATATCTAAACTTATTAAAGTTAGAATGAGGTTCTAATCCATCAGCATTAAAAACTTTATCACCTAAATCTAAACGAACAATATCGTACCATCTTTTAAATTCAAAGGCAAGTTCTACACGTCTTTCTTCTATAATTGTAGTTCTTAAATTATCTGTACTTATACCAGAATCAACATCCTCAGGGAAACTAGAAGGAGCATAAATTCCATAACCACTACCATCAAAATTAATAGTACCAGCATTTCTTGCTCGCTTTCTAATCTGATTTACAAATCCTACAGATGCTGTAGTTAAACCTAATTCATTAGCAGATTCTGCAGCAATTAATAAAACCTCAGCATATCTAAAAGCAACAAAATCTAAATCTGATCTCCAGCCAGCAGTTGTTCTACCATCTCCCGGAAATCTATTAAATTTTGCAATGTGTGGTCTTGCAATTTCGAAATCTGTGTAAGGTCTAACAATGTCAGTTCCATCATTTAAAATTAAAGAATCTGCTAAACTTACTTTTAATCGATAATCTCTAACATCCCAATTATTGTAAACATTAATATGAGGTACTAACATACTCCAACCTCTAATTGGTTTTACCCCGCCTTCTACTCCAGTAAACGGACCAACTTTATTATCGTTTTCATAAGTAACCGGATTTGGATTTTGCCCCGTTTGATTACTTGTAAAATCTATTGTAAAAATATCTTCTGTAGAAGTCCATTGTTCGCTATTTCTAAATATATTTTGAAAATCGTCTTGCAAAGCATAATTTAATTCGCCAGCATTATCAATTACCCATTTCACATTTTCGTATGATTTTTCCCAATTTCCTAAAGTCAAATAAATAGAAGATAAATAAGTAGCAGCTGTACCTTTAGAAGGTCTAGATTTTACATTTCCTCTAGAAGTCATTTCTAAATGATCAAAAGCAAACGTCATATCTTCAATAATTTTAGCATAAACCTCTTCTTTTGTAGATTGTTTTATACTTAAAGGATCTGCAATATCTGGATTATCGATATAAGGAATATTCTCATAAAGCCTTACCAAATGATAGTATAAAAATGCACGAACAAATCTTGCTTCTCCTTCTACTAAATTTTTATCAGCCTCACTTGTATCTTCTAAAAGACCAATACCTTTTATTGCTGTATTTGCGGTTGCAATTGTTTGGTAAGAAGAGGCCCAAATATTGTTTACATAAGAATTTGTAGGTGTTACTAAAAAAGGACTAAACTCAGCATAATCACCAAATTCATATCCATTATCTACCATATCACTCATTAATTGTAACGGAACTGTAAGTCCGGCTCCGTAATAACTAGAAGAAGACATTAAACCATAAGTACCATCAATCATTGGATACACATCATCTACTGTATTAAAAAATCCTTCTGGAGTTAAAGATCCTTCTGGAGTTTCATCTAAATCTACACAACTAACCATAAAAGTTAAAACAGCTAAGGCAGATAATTTTATTATATTATTCATAATTATAATTTCAAATTTTTATTAAATACTAAAATTCTATGTTTAACCCTAAAGTGTAAGATTTAACGCTTGGATAACTACCATAATCTAGCCCAATATTACTACTAGAGTTGCTATAAGATACTTCTGGATCTATCCCTTTATAATCTGTAATTGTAAATAAATTTTGTCCACTTAAATATAATTTAGCAGAAGACAGATTAATTTTAGATAACAATGCTTCTGAGAAATTATATCCTAAAGAAATATTTTTTACTCTAATATAACTTGCATCATCTACCCATCTATCTGAAGTTACAAAACTTCTACTAACTCTTGCTTCTGGAATATCTGTATCTGTATTTGTAGGCGACCAACGATTAAGAGCTTCTGTAGTAACATTTGTTCTACCGTTTAAAGCACCTAATTCCATTAAAGTATAATTTAATATTTCTCCACCTTTAGAACCTTGGACAAATACATTAAGACTGAAGTTTTTATAATTAAAATCATTATTCCAACCCCAACTAAAATCTGGATGTGGATCTCCAATTACTGCTCTATCATCATCCGTTAAAGCGCCATCTCCATTAAGATCTTTAAATTTTTCTCCTCCAATTTCTTCTCCTCCAACAAGTACATCATCTGCAGTTTGTACAACTCCGTCATAAAGATACCCCCAGAATTGACCAACAGATAATCCTTCTCTTAATAACTGTGTAGTTCCTGCTCCTGATAAAGGCGATGATGAATAAAAAATATCGTTTCCATCCGTATCATTATCAACCAATTTTATTATTTTATTTTTATTGAATGAAATATTAGCATACGTTTTCCATTTTAAATCTCCTTGTAAAATAGTTGCATTTACAGCAAATTCAAATCCTTTATTTTCTACGGTACCAATGTTTTGTAATTGAGTTAAAAAACCTGTATAATTTGGCGTTGGTACATCAAACAAAAGATCATTTGTTGTCATATTATAATAATCTAAAGTAACACCAAACCTATTTCTTAAAATTTGAAGATCTACACCAATATTAGTTTGTGTAGTAGTTTCCCAAGTTAAATCGTTATTAGAAATTGTAGATGGTCTTATCGCTGTTACTGTACTACCTTGTACTGTAGAAAAAACATCTGTAAATGATGCTAAAGATTGATAAGGACTAATTGCCTGGTTACCAACTTGACCATAACTTAAACGTAATTTTAATAAATTAATAGTGTTTGATTCTGATAAAAACTTTTCATCAGAAATTTTCCAACCAAAAGCTGCTGATGGAAAAAAGCCGTATTTATTATTTGCTGCAAATACAGAAGCCCCTTCTTGACGCCCAGTAAACGTAAATAAATACTTATCATTAAGGGTATAGTTAATTCTACCAAAAAAAGCTTCGAAAGCAGTTTCTGATAATTCTGAATCTACAGAAGACGGATTTGTTCCTCCACCTAAATTCCAAAAAGAAAAAGAATCAGAAATAAAACCAGAAGCAATAACGTTAGACGATTCTGACCTATCTTTTTGTAAAGAATAACCAGCCATTATTGAAAAATCATGGTTTTTACCAATAACTTTATGATACGTTAAATAGTTTTCGTTGATAAAACTTGTGCTTTTTCTATTGCTAAAAGTTGCCTCTCCGCCTACACTATTTCCTCTATCTAAAGTTGTTGGGTAATAAGCACCAGTTCTTGAATGGTTGATGCTAACACCTAAAGTCGATTTTAATTTTAAATCTTTAAGAATTCCAACTTCTGCATATACATTTCCTTGAAACAAATCGGTTATCGCTTCATTTTCATACTCAGTAGACATTGCATAAGGATTATCAATCGGATACCCAATTACGCTTAAAGAATTATCTCCATTTTCATCTGTAACTCCTTGTGTTGGAGAAAATTTATACGCTCCAGAAATTACACCAGTTTGCGCTGCGTCTCCTCCTTCTTGACTTTTAACTCCGTTTTTATTAGTTCTACGAGCAAAAATACTTGAACCTATTTTTACAGATTCCGATACTTTTAGATCTAAATTAGAAGTAATAGAATATCTTTTAAAATCTGAACTTTCTACAATTCCTTTTTGGTCAAAAATAGAACCAGATAAATAATAATTTATTTTTTCTGTTCCTCCAGAAGCAGATAGTTGATAATTTTGAACTCCACCTGTTCTATAGATTTTGTCTTGCCAATCTACTCCTTCTCCTGTAAATTCGGGTACAAAACTAGGATCTAATTCTGTAATAAAAGTTGTAAACTGATCTGCGTTTAATAAATCTAAACGATTGATCTCTTCATGCGTTGAGTAAGAAGAAGAAAAACTAAATTGTGTTTTTCCCTTTGCTCCTCTTCTTGTACTAATTATCACCACTCCGTTTGCACCTCTTGCACCATAAATTGCTGTAGAAGAAGCATCTTTAAGAATCTCCATCGCTTCTATATCTTCCGCCGGAGGCATAACACCACCAATAAAACCATCCACAACAATTAAAGGATCATTACCCGCATTTATAGAAGTATTTCCTCTAATTTGAATGCTATAATCAGAACCTGGCGCACCGTTTGTAGATTGCACCGTTACACCTGCAGCTCTACCCTGCAAAGCTTGTGTTGCATCCATCACTGGAAAAGCTACTAAATCTTCTGAATTAATAGAAGAAACAGAACCCGTTAAATCACTCTTCTTAACACTTCCGTATCCTACAATTACAACCTCATCTAAACTAGATGAATCCATTATTAAACGAACAGAAATTTCTTTTTTTCCGTTTAACGGAACTTCTTGTGTTACAAAACCTAAATAAGAAACTACAATTACAACATTATTAGTAGAAACTTTTAATGAAAATAGCCCATTAAAATCTGTTGTAACTCCATTATTTGTTCCTTTTTCTAGAATAGTCGCTCCAGGTAAAGGTTCTCCTATTTCATCTACAATAGTACCAGTTATTGTAACTTTTTGTTGTGGTTGTTTAGCTTCTTTTATTTTACCAATTAAAATTTCATCTCCATTTACTTTAAAATCAAACTGAGCACGTTTACCTAAATCTTCTAAAATTAAAGTCAATGATTTATTTTTATAAACAGCACTGTATTGATTATTATTCTTGGCAATAAAATCACCATACGTAATATTAAAATGGGTTACATTAGCAATTTTGTTTAAAATTTTTACAAGTGTAGCTCCTTTTTCATTTAGAGTTAAATTTGTTGTATTCATATTTTTAGATGCTCCAAACATCTGAATCGTACTAAAAAAACATACAAATAGTAATATTTGTACTGTTTTACTGTGATTTTTCCTCATTTAATTAAGTCTTAGTTTTTACTTTGTTTTAATGAAATTCTTATGATTTTTGTTTAATTATTATCTCTACTTTTTCACTATTTCAATCATATTATTATTTTTGATTAGTTTTACTTCGTTG from Polaribacter sejongensis carries:
- a CDS encoding SusC/RagA family TonB-linked outer membrane protein, which codes for MQNVFSQSKTITGQVTDSAGNTLPGVSVVIKGTIKGTNADFEGNYSIANVSPENELVFSYLGMNSQTILVGTSTKIDVILQDNLESLDEIVVVGYGSKKKSLVTGAISSIDSKQIKSSSNQRVESVLQGRTSGVTVSSSSGSPGSGAKIRIRGAGSSGNSEPLFIVDGMKASSIADIAPSDIANIEILKDAASAAIYGTEGANGVVIITTKRGRKGGLQVSFNSQIGVQFLKTDMELMNASQFVQYMNEAGLTSVTDNGYDTDWIEETFSPAIMHRNDINLSGATEKFSYFTSASHLDQDGIVGNGNSSFKRSTFRVNLKGDVAKWLEVGVNSTYSSSDKSGIQENSDTRGVIQNMLILDPLTPVTYANGSVPQSVIDRSNTNGVPVLKDANGNVYGYPSYSTGEVVNPVAYANNINKTTVDAYQFLTSAYLKFKPFEGFSFTTRFGYDKNQWDTRNMINPYYVSSEASNTTYSGSQNVVESKRWLWENFASYEKALGNHNFVLLAGYSAEETRVTTPTSRSGSASIADFVGFNFDLPEFNTQVNQIDPSPDNMVSIFGRLSYDYLGKYLFEASIRRDKSDKFPIANKAGTFPAFSAGWVASNEDFWNRESKIDYLKLRASWGQNGSRSNLNGNSDKTYITSIINGQNIDYLGNIGAQITGYSNLNLVWETSEQLDLGVDLRALDNRLTFAADYYKKTTRDAIINDGSLITPGSAGFLSNEFNSGTIENKGFEFELGYGDTTQSGLSYNINANLSTLQNKVTEILFVPEGTSLAGAGAPQNPDGITRFTEGQPSWYFYGYETDGIDTATGEVIKVDTNKDGSITNADKTNIGSPHPDVLFGGNISLAYKAFDFNLQFQGTLGNDIISTYHQPSRPITNKPVHFFNERWTQPGDVATYPGAANVIASYDTDLMVEDGSFMRIKQIQFGYSLPENTIEKMHINNLRFYVSLDDFFTFTGYKGLDPEIGNFNYNSIGVDRGFYPTAAKVVFGLSLDF
- a CDS encoding RagB/SusD family nutrient uptake outer membrane protein, which translates into the protein MKKTILTIIGVLFLGIISCSEEFTENPRINVDDLDTFFLEEENVESAVIGIYDLMQFNYAVDWSSVFLVKLLPGDDANAAGGNADDQSQLQAIDDYVDVSSSNASITSVWDLFYRTISLSNLVINNIADSDLSNKNRALAEAKFMRAWCYFELTTMFGEVPLRLTVPEKAEDFGIVKSSRADIYTQIELDLTAAIADLPGKGASDSFRATKETAEALMGKVLVFQEKYSESIPYFESVINNPAIDLEANPADVWSINHEFGKESLFEIGYISTTARDWGNFAWGGRNESNLHIQLMGPRGDGIFDLTGTDLINGWGFNLPSEKLINAFEDAGDTDRKAATIMTEAELIDAGGSVNASLATGGVIWDYEGAIRIKYATKSEDTSEDGIKELNYSTNFRLFRYAEVLLLAAEAYNKDGQDSKARTELDKVRNRAGLGNINSNTSGTDLFDAIVNEKFLELAHEGQRFWDLVRWGKAATELSGTGYTSKNDLFPIPITEIDKNSELTIADQNPGY
- a CDS encoding RagB/SusD family nutrient uptake outer membrane protein encodes the protein MNNIIKLSALAVLTFMVSCVDLDETPEGSLTPEGFFNTVDDVYPMIDGTYGLMSSSSYYGAGLTVPLQLMSDMVDNGYEFGDYAEFSPFLVTPTNSYVNNIWASSYQTIATANTAIKGIGLLEDTSEADKNLVEGEARFVRAFLYYHLVRLYENIPYIDNPDIADPLSIKQSTKEEVYAKIIEDMTFAFDHLEMTSRGNVKSRPSKGTAATYLSSIYLTLGNWEKSYENVKWVIDNAGELNYALQDDFQNIFRNSEQWTSTEDIFTIDFTSNQTGQNPNPVTYENDNKVGPFTGVEGGVKPIRGWSMLVPHINVYNNWDVRDYRLKVSLADSLILNDGTDIVRPYTDFEIARPHIAKFNRFPGDGRTTAGWRSDLDFVAFRYAEVLLIAAESANELGLTTASVGFVNQIRKRARNAGTINFDGSGYGIYAPSSFPEDVDSGISTDNLRTTIIEERRVELAFEFKRWYDIVRLDLGDKVFNADGLEPHSNFNKFRYLLPIPQNEMNKNDNFVQNSGY
- a CDS encoding TonB-dependent receptor; the protein is MNTTNLTLNEKGATLVKILNKIANVTHFNITYGDFIAKNNNQYSAVYKNKSLTLILEDLGKRAQFDFKVNGDEILIGKIKEAKQPQQKVTITGTIVDEIGEPLPGATILEKGTNNGVTTDFNGLFSLKVSTNNVVIVVSYLGFVTQEVPLNGKKEISVRLIMDSSSLDEVVIVGYGSVKKSDLTGSVSSINSEDLVAFPVMDATQALQGRAAGVTVQSTNGAPGSDYSIQIRGNTSINAGNDPLIVVDGFIGGVMPPAEDIEAMEILKDASSTAIYGARGANGVVIISTRRGAKGKTQFSFSSSYSTHEEINRLDLLNADQFTTFITELDPSFVPEFTGEGVDWQDKIYRTGGVQNYQLSASGGTEKINYYLSGSIFDQKGIVESSDFKRYSITSNLDLKVSESVKIGSSIFARRTNKNGVKSQEGGDAAQTGVISGAYKFSPTQGVTDENGDNSLSVIGYPIDNPYAMSTEYENEAITDLFQGNVYAEVGILKDLKLKSTLGVSINHSRTGAYYPTTLDRGNSVGGEATFSNRKSTSFINENYLTYHKVIGKNHDFSIMAGYSLQKDRSESSNVIASGFISDSFSFWNLGGGTNPSSVDSELSETAFEAFFGRINYTLNDKYLFTFTGRQEGASVFAANNKYGFFPSAAFGWKISDEKFLSESNTINLLKLRLSYGQVGNQAISPYQSLASFTDVFSTVQGSTVTAIRPSTISNNDLTWETTTQTNIGVDLQILRNRFGVTLDYYNMTTNDLLFDVPTPNYTGFLTQLQNIGTVENKGFEFAVNATILQGDLKWKTYANISFNKNKIIKLVDNDTDGNDIFYSSSPLSGAGTTQLLREGLSVGQFWGYLYDGVVQTADDVLVGGEEIGGEKFKDLNGDGALTDDDRAVIGDPHPDFSWGWNNDFNYKNFSLNVFVQGSKGGEILNYTLMELGALNGRTNVTTEALNRWSPTNTDTDIPEARVSRSFVTSDRWVDDASYIRVKNISLGYNFSEALLSKINLSSAKLYLSGQNLFTITDYKGIDPEVSYSNSSSNIGLDYGSYPSVKSYTLGLNIEF